In Solidesulfovibrio carbinoliphilus subsp. oakridgensis, the sequence CCTGGCCGAGGCCGAAGCCGGCGAAGATGGCCAGGAAGCCAACCATGGTCATGGGGTTGGTGAGCGTGAGCAGGAAGACCGAGACAAAGGCCCCGGCGTAGCGGCGTTTCGGCGCTTCCAGCGGCTTTGGCGCGGTCTTGGACAGGGCCAGGCGCAGGCCCATGCCGACCAGGAAGAGGCCGCCGCCGATCCGCATGACGGTGGCGTGCTCGGCCAGGAAATCGGAAACGAACGTCAGGCCGAAGGCGGCCACGGCCCCGTAGAAGGCGTCGGCCGCGGCCGCGCCGATGCCGGACAGGAGTCCGATCCGAAGCCCGTGCGTGATGGCCCGCCCGAGGCACAGCATGCCGACCGCGCCAAACGGCATGGCGATGATGGCCCCCATGGCCAGACCCTTGAGGAAAAACGTGGGCATCGTGCCAGACTACCGGGTTTGCCGGCCCGCGGCAAGGCGGGCCGGCCGCTTACGGCCGCAGGGCCGCGTAGGCGCCGGTCTGGCGCTCGAAGCCGAGCAGGTCGATGTCCTGGGCCTTGACGCCAAACGTCCCGAGCATGCCGTGGATCTGGCCCCGGTGGTGGGTCTGGTGGTTGTGGAAATGGGCCAGGCACAGGGCAAAGGGCAGGTCCATGGGCCGGCCGTCGGTGGTGGTGAAAACGAGGTTTCCCGCCAGCCGGGCCGGGTCCAGGGCGTCGGCAAAGGCGAGTCCCCGGTCCTCCTCGACCCGCCTGGCGGCGGCCAGGTCGGCCAGGGCCGGGTAAGGCACGGCGTCGACCGTGGGGACTGCCGGGCCCTGGCCGGTCAGGCGGTTTATCCACAGCCGGTCGGCCAGGACCAGGTGGTTGGCGATGGCGAGGATGGAACCGAAGTTGGCGGCCGAGGGGGCATGGAGCTGCCCGGGCGAGAGCTTTTCCATGTCGGCGTAGAGGCGTTGGTTGGCCCACTGGTTGTAGCGGGCCTGGATGCGGACCAGGAACTGCATGGCAAACCTCCGGATGGGCGGGAGGATGCCGGCTGCGGCCCGGGGCGTCAACTCCGGCCCAAGGGGTGTTCCAGAACCGGGCCGGTGTGGTATGGGGAGGAAAATTCCC encodes:
- a CDS encoding LysE family translocator; the encoded protein is MPTFFLKGLAMGAIIAMPFGAVGMLCLGRAITHGLRIGLLSGIGAAAADAFYGAVAAFGLTFVSDFLAEHATVMRIGGGLFLVGMGLRLALSKTAPKPLEAPKRRYAGAFVSVFLLTLTNPMTMVGFLAIFAGFGLGQAEAHAAEAASVVAGVFCGSMVWWVAIAFGGKLLRFRLLAHMRAIKRVSGWLIAAFGLWAVFFAR
- a CDS encoding DinB family protein, whose protein sequence is MQFLVRIQARYNQWANQRLYADMEKLSPGQLHAPSAANFGSILAIANHLVLADRLWINRLTGQGPAVPTVDAVPYPALADLAAARRVEEDRGLAFADALDPARLAGNLVFTTTDGRPMDLPFALCLAHFHNHQTHHRGQIHGMLGTFGVKAQDIDLLGFERQTGAYAALRP